One part of the Nostoc sp. PCC 7120 = FACHB-418 genome encodes these proteins:
- a CDS encoding sucrase ferredoxin, giving the protein MNISTNKTQNNCRFCSEISQANGEDPIGSANNAEQYFIIEAAQPWPDNIWINPNSIPQDVLDPLQCIWGNGGSIRPLAIAPDREYSHPSYTRVFYYRRPAKFFAQFEKHEFIVPDALLGSLALALLKNPEELPNLNQYRQPTNHIREILVCNHGNVDAACSRFGYPLYQKLRSEYASANNNNLRFWRCSHFGGHEFAPTLVDLPQGQYWGHLKPEILDLLVRRNGSVKELYPYYRGWGGLSFFEQIAEREIWMLEGWKWLEYHKAGQVLASDEINQEWADIRIDYTTVDGNISGAYQARVEVKGSVMTAWKSGANPTLEEVKQYQVSSLVKLA; this is encoded by the coding sequence ATGAATATTTCAACCAACAAAACTCAAAATAATTGCCGTTTTTGTTCCGAGATTTCCCAAGCTAACGGTGAAGACCCCATTGGTTCAGCGAACAATGCTGAACAATACTTCATTATTGAAGCTGCACAACCTTGGCCAGATAACATTTGGATAAACCCTAACTCCATACCACAGGATGTATTAGACCCGTTACAATGTATTTGGGGAAATGGTGGGTCAATTCGACCACTAGCGATCGCACCAGACCGAGAGTATTCCCATCCAAGTTATACTCGTGTATTCTACTATCGCCGACCCGCCAAATTTTTTGCTCAATTTGAGAAACATGAATTTATCGTACCTGATGCTTTACTTGGTTCTTTGGCATTAGCTTTACTCAAAAATCCAGAAGAATTACCAAACCTTAACCAATATCGCCAACCAACAAACCACATTCGAGAAATACTCGTTTGCAACCACGGCAATGTTGATGCAGCTTGTAGCAGATTTGGTTATCCGCTTTATCAAAAATTGCGTTCTGAATACGCGAGTGCAAATAATAATAACTTACGTTTTTGGCGATGTAGTCATTTTGGTGGACACGAATTTGCACCTACCTTAGTTGACTTACCCCAAGGACAATATTGGGGTCATTTAAAACCAGAAATTTTAGATTTATTAGTCCGACGTAATGGTTCAGTTAAAGAACTATATCCCTACTATCGAGGCTGGGGTGGTTTATCCTTCTTTGAACAAATTGCCGAACGAGAAATTTGGATGCTTGAAGGTTGGAAATGGCTGGAATATCATAAAGCCGGTCAAGTTTTAGCCAGTGATGAAATTAACCAAGAATGGGCTGATATTCGCATTGATTACACCACAGTTGATGGCAATATTAGCGGTGCATATCAAGCCAGGGTCGAAGTAAAAGGTTCAGTTATGACAGCCTGGAAATCAGGAGCAAACCCAACTTTAGAGGAAGTCAAGCAGTATCAAGTTAGTAGTCTAGTGAAATTGGCATGA
- a CDS encoding iron-siderophore ABC transporter substrate-binding protein translates to MAVVLFSACTNNVSQKLTNSAELLPSQCRIVKHLTGETCVPNIPQRIIAASEPALEAALILDFKPIGTTNYAQQADYLRERFESSDSVGLDSRQLSLEKILTIKPDLILATDDYGEQQELYDRLSQMAPTVIAKWWDGQSIRWKECFQLFAQAFGKTSEAEETVNAYNQRIAELQQQMGDRLPNTVISIIEIYPDRIRLYGKTKTVSLSSTIIEDIGLPRPPSQEEGMDISLESIGDADGDIIFLTARDPEAQLYQQVLNHPLWKQLKAVQAGKVYKVENSYWGGSGYIAANLVLDDLFKYLVK, encoded by the coding sequence ATGGCAGTTGTGCTGTTTTCTGCTTGTACTAATAATGTCTCACAAAAGTTAACTAACTCTGCTGAGTTATTGCCTTCACAGTGCAGAATAGTCAAACATCTTACGGGTGAAACCTGTGTTCCTAATATCCCACAGCGAATTATTGCTGCAAGTGAACCAGCTTTGGAGGCTGCTTTAATACTAGACTTCAAGCCCATAGGTACAACTAATTACGCACAACAGGCTGATTACTTGAGAGAACGGTTTGAAAGTTCTGACAGTGTTGGTTTAGATTCACGACAACTAAGTTTAGAGAAAATTCTCACTATCAAACCAGATTTAATTTTAGCTACAGATGATTATGGAGAACAGCAGGAATTGTATGACCGGCTCTCACAAATGGCTCCTACTGTGATTGCAAAGTGGTGGGATGGTCAGAGTATTCGCTGGAAAGAATGCTTTCAACTATTTGCTCAAGCCTTTGGGAAAACATCTGAAGCTGAAGAAACCGTCAATGCTTACAATCAAAGGATTGCAGAATTACAGCAGCAAATGGGCGATCGCCTCCCAAATACTGTCATCTCAATTATCGAAATTTATCCCGATAGAATCCGCCTATATGGGAAAACCAAGACTGTTAGCCTGAGTAGCACCATTATCGAAGATATCGGCTTACCTCGCCCACCTTCCCAGGAAGAGGGAATGGATATCTCCCTTGAAAGTATTGGGGATGCTGATGGCGACATCATTTTTTTAACGGCACGAGATCCCGAAGCACAACTTTATCAGCAAGTTCTTAATCATCCTCTATGGAAACAACTGAAGGCTGTACAGGCTGGAAAAGTGTATAAAGTTGAAAATAGTTACTGGGGTGGAAGCGGCTACATTGCTGCCAATCTCGTTTTGGATGACTTGTTTAAATATTTAGTGAAGTAA